The genomic interval CTCTACGCGTACCCGTATATAACAAAGATTTGCAGTATGCCGTGGAGCTTCAGTCAGTGTGTGGCGTTTCAGGTTAACATTTGCAATGCCGTGCGTTTCCCGCTTATAGTCAAGTGTGTCTAGGTGTCGGCCATTCAAGCTCGCCCACCTCTATCTTCTAGGTCGTTTGGTTGGTTGATGGGCATGCTGCCTACATGCGATGCTACACGGGAAGTGCAAGTTCAATGCTGTGTGGCCGATAGCAGCGATGGTGGTGCTCCTGAAAGCATGCTAAATGAAGAAATTAATGACATACAGTCGCATTTTCCAGCAGGTAGACATCATGTGTCATGTGGTCTAAATTTTTGGagttgattgatattaatggtttattgatattaacttgtTTGTAGTCAAAATTTAGTCGtggtttatttattattgtctCGAACCAATAACCTACTCAATGGGCAGAATCTGCTAACAACTCGATATTTTAGTTGCAATCAGACTGATCTACGGTCAGTACAAGAATAGGGTATTCGAATGTCTTTTCAGTGCCCCAGGGGTGTCGTATACAGTCTTTTGAGGCCTTGATAGTTCAGAAATGGGGGATTGCTGCTCACCATGTGTAGCAACAGATGCAACGAATGCAATTCTGTACATAGGTTGAGGGCACATTCTAGAAATTTGGAGGTTCACTGAACCCACACTGAACCTATAGCTACACCATTGATGCTATGTTATAGTTTTGTAGCAGACTCACTGAAAGAGCCATCATACAGTCGTAGAAGGCACTTTCAGTCAGATTGCTGTTCTCTCAGTGAGTATAGATAACCATAACATGCGGGTTTACTTGATTCTGTGCTCACCCGTTAAAGACATTTTTGATATGCTACAGGTGTTGTTCCTGTTGGAGTATATACTACAGAACGATCTACAGATAGCAGCAATGTTAGGGCAAGGGCCAATTTCCTTCAGCAGGTATGTACAACAAAtacggacagagagacagaaagacggacggacagacagacagacagatggacagacaaaaagacagacagactgataggtGGACAATCGTCTGCTGGTAACATTCATCTCATTTCTGATTGGTATTTCTACATCAGCTCACAGATTCCCATCCCGTGCTTATTCTTCAATTACAAGAGGACGGCATCGTCAACATGCACAGCTGTAGCAACGATGCAATCTCATTTGtacaaactacaaacataGCTACTTTACCTCGACTCGGCAATCAGTTTGAGCTGGTAGCATTTAAAGTAACTGCTTCCCTTGAGATGAGAATGAGCACAACACCCGGTCGGATACAAATTAGTTTGTGAAATTGAGTGTGTGATGGCATGTGGGTATGTGATTGACTCGCAGGCACTTTGCATCTATTGAAAGCCGAAATGGCTAGAATAGAAGGTCTAATCAATGGAAAAAGTTCTATTTTTGCCGTGCAAGGCAGCAGGATATTTATTCAAGACGACGGTCTCGTAGGTGCTCCAGGGGCATTAACATGTCAAAACCTGATGAAACGTTTGTATTCCGGTGAAGGCAGAGAGAAGTCAAGCAAGCAAGACATCAGAATTAATGTCAGTGTGAGTCAATTGCATTGGGTGATTACAGGTTTCttatgttgtgtgttgtgttatagGATTTTATTGAAGTGAGCTGGATGACTAGTTTGTCGTGCACGTCTAAACCAACGTGTCCTGTTATCTCTTTACGTGAAGGTTTAGTCTGTTGTACTGTTGTggtttatgtgtgtttattgtgtcTACTGTGTCCAGAGTCCAATTCTTGGTTAACTATGAAAATTCCTGTACATTCTATTGCATTGGCATCGGCCGAGACTAAATTGGCTAGTTTGATGGACTTGTTCAGACAAGCATTATGCAGAGCTTTAAATGGTGTTGTGGTACAGGCTGCGTATTCACTGAAGGTTAGACAGCAGTTATAGActttgtgtattaattaacatcagcTGAATCACTAAGAGTGTGTTCAACcaacatctggactaactatgattaggccaacattggCACAAGGGCGTTCACActgctaactatgattagtaagtcgtgggcacgtgagtgtaattagccttgacagttttcatccgtcatatccggcaagaattcacgtgaattgtcttgacggatccattgctttaggttttgaagagggaaacatttagtttgctttgtctggcagctccttcagggatGGTgggaagttgtcacatgtacaggcacGTACGTAGTTTAGGTCTGCATGTGCTTCTGTATAtgtcgccatgttgttgctgcgtttgtacatTTAAACATActacaccacatcagaaagaTGGCGGCATACTCTTCTTGTATATTACCTCATGTGCCAAAGTCATGTGCAACCTCTATTgccactaatgtggttgtaatactactctttacaGCATTAGTGCTTGTTCACACcgggcctaatcatgattagtgtaacgccattctaacgcTGTAAAGGgtagtattacaaccacattagtggtgttagtggttgcacgtgactttggcacgtgaggtagtatacaagaagagcatgccgccgatgtttctgatgtggtgttgtatgtttaaatgtacaaacgcagcaacaacatggcgacgtatACGGAAGTGCAGGCAGATGTCCACTACATGCAGGCCTGTACACGTGACTATTTCCTGCCGTCCCTGTAGGAGCTGCCAGgaaaagcaaactaaatgtttaccttttcaaaacctaaagcaatggattcatcaagacaattcacgcaAATCCTTGACGAATATGAAAACTGTTGAGGCTAATTACACCCACATGACTTACTAATCCTAGTTAGCGGCGTGAACGTGCTTGTGTTAATGTTCACCTAATCATAattagcctaatcatagttagtccagatgtcggtgtgaacacgctcttagaatggcgttacaataatcatgattaggaccCATGTGAGCACATTCTAATAGCCTGTTCACACTAGTgtttgtaactgtgccagcacGGTGCGCCACAGTTTGGTTCGGCTTCACTTCGTAGTGTGAACGCCGGCTgaaccgaaccgaaccaaacAAAACCGTGTTGAGCTGGCTCACCTCAAGCTACCGTGCCACCACGGTTCGGTTCGGTAGTCTAGTGGAAAATTGTCTCTGAGACCTCGGTGTTGTGCGATGGACTGCTGAGATGCCAATTAAAACAGGGCAATCGCATCTTGCCTACGATCCGTCACAAGAACTACTCGGATATGCACCGTTAGCTAAATACACGCCCACTTTCTTTGACTACGCACTCTCAGTGCGCTTTCAGCCTTTGGCAGTGTGAACGCAGGCCAACACGGTTAGCTGACgcggtttggtttggtttggcTCGGTTAGGCTACATAAccatgctagtgtgaacaggctATTAGACTGGATTCAGTTAGATGGAGAAACATTGTGTGTAGTAGTACAACGACATGAAGGTATATGTTATATGGATTACATGTATCTATCTCTGAGATGGCATACTGATATTTCTCAGTGGTTGGACAATCAGCTtttatacattcatacatacagacagacaggcagatggatggacaaacagtcagacagacagatggatggacaaacagtcagacagacggatggacggacagacagacagatggataaacaaacagttagacagaaagatggacaaacagtcagacagacagatgaatggctggacagacaaacagacagacatacagatggatggacggacggacagacagacagacagacagatggggtTTTGGTACCGACCACATGGTTGTGGTGGTCTAGAGCTTAGCAATGACAAActctagacaaacagaccaaaatATCCAACCACTCGATCGTGTTTGTGCATTGTCATCTCATCTATTCTAACGTAATTCTGAATGAGTTTTATCAAATAGTCTACCAACAATTTCTGCTGTGACGAATCATAATCCATTGTTATGCATGCACGTATAGGCAAACAATCCAGCCGTTCCTGCTGTTTATCAATTTAAGCCACCTCTATTTCCATTTCCCATCATGATATCATATCCTGCAACACGTATCTCTGGAGAAGTCGTGACTGACAACAGTTTGGGTATAAAGTCAACTGATCTTAATAAGCACTTATTTACCTGGTTAGACAGCAGTCTTGATTGTCTCCATTTGTTTTAGAGGAGATGCGTAGGAAGCTGCATGAGAAGTTTTTGTTGTCTATCGATCGACCGTTAATAAGACCTGCAAATGCTATTACTTGCCAAGGAAAGGACAGAGGTGATGAGAGTtacacttgtgtgtgtgtgtgtgtgtgtgtgtgtgtgtgtgtgtgtgtgtgtgtgtttgctataGCATGATGCTCTTTGAGAGTAAACCCATTGCTGTCTCATTGTTTTATGTACTTTGTGCATGTTTATTAGTAGTGCTTGGTTTAGTGTATAAATGAGTCTGATGAATTTGATGTAGGACCATATTTGCTTGACGTTCATGAAGGTTTGCCATTTCCAGGAGGTAAATGtagtatttattatttacattATGTCTTCATACAAGCAATTGAACAGGCAGTCCCTCCAAAAGGCAGACAAAAGTTGGAAGGACAATCAGTGGGCAGGCAGGCAGCTGACCATGCTTGCAAgtacaggcagacggacagacagatggacggacggacagacagattgacagacagacacacatacaaacagacagatggacaacagacagacggacggacggacagatagacagacggatggacagacggacactgACAGGATGTAATCAGTTGTTACGATTATGACTTTTCTGAAGGTgtcaccgaaaattcaagtcTTGTCTATGGTCACTACTCGTATCATCATTACCTTCACGACAAGATAAATGACGATGTAAGGCACCATGCACAGCTTTCACTAATTTACAGAAATCTGCATGAACACTTTCTCCTGGTTCACAATTTTTGGATAACTGCAAATATGTATAATTGATTACAGcctgtcactgtctgtctgtctgtccgtccatctgcctgtatgtctgttcgtccgttcttgtgtctgtctgtccattcgtttgtttgttctttcctttgtctgtctgtctgtctgttcattgtctgtccattgtctgtctgtctgttcattgtctgtctgtctatttgttcattgtctatctgtctgtttgtcctttcgtctgtctgtctgtctgtctgtctgttcgtctgtttgtctgtctgtcttgtttatctgtgtctgtctgtctatttgtctgtctgtctgtccattcattggtctgtctgtccattcatcggtctgtctgtccatccattcgtctgtctgtctgtctatctgtctgtctatctgtctgtctgtctgtctgtctattgtttgtctgtctgtctgttcgttgatttgtctgtctctccgtccatttgtctgtctgtatttgtacCTCTTTATTGAAATCTGCACAGAAATTTTCAACCAATGAAATTGGTTTGTGACAGCAAGGCCACGCCCACTATAACGACTACACATGTTTAAAGACTTTGCTTGTGTTAAATTTTGTGTCAATCGGAGTCGTGCTTCAAGAGTCTTGTTTTTCACTGCTGTGTGTAGGGATGGGGATGCGCGTATCGTTCTCTACAGACGATCTGGTCTTGGTTCAGATATCAAGGTTACACCAGTCTACCCATTCCAAATCATAGACAGATACAAGAGGTGGTTcctttgtgttgtgtatttaCTATATCTGTTTATGGTTGTCTTGACTGTGACCCTCGTGTAGACTCTTGTCTCGATTGGCGACAAACCTGCCAAGTTTGCTGGATCAAGACAGTGGATCGGCTCATCAGAAGTCGGAATGTGTTTGAACACATTGTTGGGGGTTAGTCGTAGTTTACTAGGTacagcatacagacagacagacagacagacacagatggacggacagcacagacagacggacggatggacagcaaacagacagatggacaaacagacagacagacagacagacaccacaggcagacagacagatggacagcaaacagacagacggacagacagcaaacagacagatggatagacagacagacagaagacggatggacagcaaacagacagatggacagacagatagacagacagacgggcactAGACTGCTGGTGATATCAGACGATGCATTTCTGTCTTTGGTTTTTCAAGGTCACATACAAGATCATGTTCGTCAGCAGTGGGTCTGAGCTCGAAGACAAAGGCAGAGAACTTGCCATACATTTTCAAACAGAAGGAACACCGATCATGATTGGAGGAGGCGTACTCGCTCACACCATTATAGGAGTTGATTTCAACGAGAGAACCGGTCAAGTAAAGTACGACAAGAAGTTTATCATATTTCTCTAGTATACCAAGACGGTTGTCTATTGTGTGAAGGTTTCTCATTCTTGACCCTCATTATGTTGGACCCGACAATCTgagaacaatacaaaaggatggctGGTGTAGCTGGAAAGGACCGACATTCTGGGATAAGAAGGTAtgatgcatgtgtgtgtgtgtgtgtgtgtgtgtgtgtgtgtgtgtgtgtgtgcgcgtgtgtgcacgcgtatGTCATGAACTATCGAATAAACACTGTGGTATTCCTGCCATATAAATGAGAGTAAAGTTACTGGTTGACAATTCACTATTCCTGAGTGGTACCTAGAGATATCATGCTGTAAGTAATtcataccatggtcacgtgatgtgtaTATTATAAATAAGAGTGAAATATTAACCGGAAGTAGCAGACCTGGTTGCACTGTGTgattgtcacgtgactcgttgcatgtcacgtgaccttatAATGGACAGTAGGGGGTTTGATTGCTAGTCGAGTGTTTAGCCGCAGGCAGGAAATTGATGTTGTACGTAAAATGTTTCATTTCTGACAGGCTCACTACAACCTCTGCCTTCCTCAACGACCACGAGAAATTTAACGAGTCATACAAGACAAGCTCACATTGAGTTCACGAAATCAAGTAGTTAACGAACTTATGTACAATTATAATGTATATCTCCAGTACCATGAAATGCTTGCCTTATAAAAtgttcattagttaattaattatgtctAAAATATTGAGGTCTTACAAAATGAATTAGCAGTACgtgtatacatgtattgtaGTGGTGTACTTAAGCATGATGCAGTCAGTTGAGTTGGCAGATGTAGCGACGTTTCACGGACTGGCATTTGTTCACTATCCATTTCATTGAGGTGACTGCCACACAGTTCTTGGCATCTTTGGCTGTTTTGTCGTATCGAGGACGTTTCTGGTTTCGGAATCCGTTTACTGTCAACTGCTGACCATTAACCCATTTCAGTGTAGGACGATCGGTCAATTTCAATCCTGTCAATAGATGGTTGCTCATGAAAGGCGCTGATATACAGCATCGCGAAATGCAAAGGTGGTAAACATTagcagatcaacagacagacaggcaggcagacagacagacagacagacagacacacgcacacacacacacgcacgcatgcacacacacacacacacacacacacgcacacacacacacacacaatcagcaTCGAGTCAGTGAGAGGATATAGccccccaaacattttgggcgtgtcacttcgcttcaagcagaactataattttaagttactaaacagtgacagtccagttaatctcagagtagtatgttgacgatcaACAACGTTAACTTTATCtctttgacaatacacatcgtcatttcagtatgataaaaccaaTGTcaagaagtcgtggacacgtAAAGTGTGAATGACCATCACTTGTTTGAGACACgggcaatggcagagtcaaagaagaccgcatcaaaaaggcaagcagaagcctatccatcaattatttttcaagtaagtctagttaaggtcgacaacccgattgaccggagaatggatctcctgcggctccgctacctaatgatttgcttgcactccatggtactttctccacaggttATTCTAGCTAACTAGCTAGACCTATATTGCTATACAAAATGCTAACAGGTCAACACCgttttgcactgaattggtcttctagattctattgtcatcgagatgccataTAATTTGATGatcgcagcgagccatgaaaacctttttggcatggactgtaacagtgtttccactcctaTATATGCACACTGATGGCATTCAGTCccacagtttatttgtaacctgaaattgatACTATTCACTTAGATGTCTACATTTGTACAAACTGCGATCCAGGAACATAGAAAATGAGCGTGGCTTTCTGTGTGAGAAATGGGCATGGTTTGTGGTCTAATTTATTAGGGtcccaaacttgaggaccacacTATGcccgtgcacacacacacacacacacacacacacacacacacacacaccacacacacacacacacacacacacacacacacacacacacacacacacacaacacacacacacacacacacacacacacacacacacacacacacacacacacacacacacacacacacacacacacacacactgacagctAAAATGTCAGATGCAATCTTCGATCAGAAACGAATTCAATGTGTCAACAACCGCAATTAACTTTCACGGCTTTTCATACATCCAATGCTTACCTATCCAACAGGGGTTCCTACTGCACATTCTCTTCACCACGTTGCCTTGCTGATCATCACCGACTGTAAACAGCGTCGAATTCCTACACGTTTGACATACTGTTTACAACCTGATTGACTGTCTTTACTACCGAGTCTTACTGTTCATTGCAGGCATTCTGCGCGTCATTCCATGATAGCCGCATTTCACCCTGCTTGTAACATTTAGTGCTTACAGTATCCCAGCCTGTCAACGAAGCAGTCAGGATAGTCAGTCTATAAGTGTGTTAACGTTGTTgtgatgtactgtactgtactgaccATGTGGACATGTGTGAGGTGCAACGGTTTCTAGCTCTTCGTTGGGCTAAGAGACAAGATTCATGCTGCTTAGTATTAGTAATCGAGTGTTGTGATGACAAACCGACAGAGACTAGAGTGAGGCCGACAAACACAGACGGATGGGGATGCTCgcagtataatatataatatatacaatatatataatatataatataaaatatataatgtataatatataatataatattttttctattttatattttacacACTAACCGtgggcaaacaaatcacacatactcccacataatataatatataatatatatggtaaaatataaaaattaatatatatatatatatataatatataatatgtaataCCTCCAGTGGCTCTAATCTCACCAATTTGTCGTCTGTGTTCTCGACCTGTTACATACATATCTACCATCAAGATAAAATTCAATTGAAAAagtgtgagtgtactgtaCCGGTGCAATAGACACGATATCCGCACCAACAATGGTAGGGCTCTCGACTTCTGTCCTCTGCAAGAAAGCACGACCAAAGTGAGTAGAAAATTGTATACAAACTAGTTAAAGACATTGAGCTAATTGCTTTAACAAATTGAAATTAAACACGTTAAGTGTATCCATCACTCCCATTAGCATTATACAAATTCTAACAATGAGCACAAAGACAGGCCATTCTCACACTATGATAATCTCGTTGTGTGACAAGTACAGACGTTTACATACATACCTTGGCATCGGTGGTTCTTCCAACATTTGATGTAGCTGCCGGTCTCATTGAAAGAAACGTTGGTGAAACAGGTGGAGGGGTATCTAAACAAACACTCGCACaaatgttattaatattaaattgtttaaaaattattggcTGTAATGCTACATTGCATGTTGATAGACATCAGACATAGGAATGATAATGTACAAGTAAACCAGCCATCAAAGTTTGACACGATACtgcactacacacacacacacacacacacacacacacacacacacacacacacacacacacacacacacacacacacacacacacacacacacacacatgcacacacacacacacatgcatgcacacacatgcatgcacacacatgcacgcacacatgcacacacgcacacacacacacacgcacacacacacacacacacacacacacacacacacacattccaaAATGGTTGAAGTGAACACTCGGCCACTTGCCTACAAAAAgccacaacaacagacatacaatgACTAACCAGTGATTCCTCTTGTAGCATCGTGGATGACAACCTTTGCCGTGCCGTCTCCGGGAAATATGAGGGCATTGACCGGATTCGATACGGACACATCAAAAGTCAACGATCTACTCATTTCCACACCATCATTAATGATACCAACTCTCCACGTCTTTTGCTTCTCTCCCGGATCGAATTGCATCAGTCGTGCATTGCTGGTAAAGAAATTAACTGTTCGATGTGCTGTCTGATCGACAGCCGCAATGTTAATAAACGACGACTGCCGAACGTTGCCGgatctattgatatcaatgtcaATGCTGCCACTATCTTCTCCGACTTCGTACACTCGCTGGTCAATCCAGATCCAAGTCCATTGTATGTCGACGACAGCAGGGAACGAACGTGAACCGTCGGATCCAACAACGTCGACGATGAACGAATCGGATGTCGCCGTACGATCAAACGGCGCCATCAAAATGTATGCGACGGTCCCAAGCTGGTTCTGAGTAAAATTATTGACGTGACGATATCCTTCCGATTCGACCAATACGATTTGTCCGTGTGCCGGATGCTCAAAAACGGAATAAACCAGATTATTGTCGACTTTGCCGCTGACTTCTGCATTCAGTACACGAGAAGTCATCATCGCTCCGATTGTGGCTGATCCAAAAAATCGTAGATTGTGTATGCCTGTGTTTACTGTGACGACCGGCTTACGATCGACGGGCAACTCGACGACGATCTCAAATAGTTGCAAACGTGATGTCACTTTGGTGATGTCCGGATGGACGTGGAACTTTGAATGAACTCCGTCGGTCACCGTGAACAGAAACGAATCACTCGAGGTATCCAACCTCGTGTGCCGGTACTTGACGAGCCCTCGATCGACGTCAAACTGTGTAAAGTTGTCTTTCACGATTTCCACTCGACCGTTTCTTGTCCTCATGAGATCGCCGTTTTCTGGCAGTCGATGCAAGACAAAGGTCACATTTTCTGGTTCCGTATCGGCATCCAGTGCCCTCAGCATGAGTACAGATATCACTTGCATTTGTCCTCGTCTCGTTGTCATTCCGTTCGACTCCACGACGGGCAACGAGTCGTCCACATGATCGATAGAAATCACAAATGTACGAGTAAGCAGTTGGTAACCATTGGTAACACGATAAACAAACCCGTCAACTACCGATACGTCATCGCTCGTGTGAACGTAACGAATTCGACTGGCAACCAGATCTATCTGCCGAAACGTGATCACAGCAATTCCAGGTGACAACGAACTCTCCAGTCGTCCCTTCTCGGGCGGCCTCGTCACACTAAACTTGATGTTCTCGACGTCCGACGTTCCATCAACTGCACTCAATAGATCGGTGGTGATTGTTAGCACACTGTTTTCTTGAACACGAGCCAGTTTATTCACGACTCGTAAATCGGGAAGCAATTTTGGAAGAACGGTGATAAAGAAGAAAACGTCGGTCAATGGATTCAAACCATCGGTGGCAGTAAACTTTACATATTCTCGAGTCGTTGAATTTGTTTGGAACGTCCTCGAGTGAACATACATGACACGACGAGCCAGCAAGTCGTCTTGCGAGAAACTCATACCGACTTTCAGATTCTTGACGACAACACCAGATCTGAGCTGTAGAAATCCCTCGCCTT from Corticium candelabrum chromosome 14, ooCorCand1.1, whole genome shotgun sequence carries:
- the LOC134189493 gene encoding ufm1-specific protease 2-like isoform X1 encodes the protein MPWSFSQCVAFQVSAIQARPPLSSRSFGWLMGMLPTCDATREVQVQCCVADSSDGGAPESMLNEEINDIQSHFPAGVVPVGVYTTERSTDSSNVRARANFLQQLTDSHPVLILQLQEDGIVNMHSCSNDAISFVQTTNIATLPRLGNQFELVAFKVTASLEMRMSTTPGTLHLLKAEMARIEGLINGKSSIFAVQGSRIFIQDDGLVGAPGALTCQNLMKRLYSGEGREKSSKQDIRINVSDFIEVSWMTSLSCTSKPTCPVISLREESNSWLTMKIPVHSIALASAETKLASLMDLFRQALCRALNGVVVQAAYSLKANNPAVPAVYQFKPPLFPFPIMISYPATRISGEVVTDNSLEEMRRKLHEKFLLSIDRPLIRPANAITCQGKDRGPYLLDVHEGLPFPGGVTENSSLVYGHYSYHHYLHDKINDDGWGCAYRSLQTIWSWFRYQGYTSLPIPNHRQIQETLVSIGDKPAKFAGSRQWIGSSEVGMCLNTLLGVTYKIMFVSSGSELEDKGRELAIHFQTEGTPIMIGGGVLAHTIIGVDFNERTGQVKFLILDPHYVGPDNLRTIQKDGWCSWKGPTFWDKKAHYNLCLPQRPREI
- the LOC134189493 gene encoding ufm1-specific protease 2-like isoform X2, yielding MPWSFSQCVAFQVSAIQARPPLSSRSFGWLMGMLPTCDATREVQVQCCVADSSDGGAPESMLNEEINDIQSHFPAGVVPVGVYTTERSTDSSNVRARANFLQQLTDSHPVLILQLQEDGIVNMHSCSNDAISFVQTTNIATLPRLGNQFELVAFKVTASLEMRMSTTPGTLHLLKAEMARIEGLINGKSSIFAVQGSRIFIQDDGLVGAPGALTCQNLMKRLYSGEGREKSSKQDIRINDFIEVSWMTSLSCTSKPTCPVISLREESNSWLTMKIPVHSIALASAETKLASLMDLFRQALCRALNGVVVQAAYSLKANNPAVPAVYQFKPPLFPFPIMISYPATRISGEVVTDNSLEEMRRKLHEKFLLSIDRPLIRPANAITCQGKDRGPYLLDVHEGLPFPGGVTENSSLVYGHYSYHHYLHDKINDDGWGCAYRSLQTIWSWFRYQGYTSLPIPNHRQIQETLVSIGDKPAKFAGSRQWIGSSEVGMCLNTLLGVTYKIMFVSSGSELEDKGRELAIHFQTEGTPIMIGGGVLAHTIIGVDFNERTGQVKFLILDPHYVGPDNLRTIQKDGWCSWKGPTFWDKKAHYNLCLPQRPREI